One genomic window of Pelodiscus sinensis isolate JC-2024 chromosome 14, ASM4963464v1, whole genome shotgun sequence includes the following:
- the FEM1B gene encoding protein fem-1 homolog B isoform X2, producing MPKDWQIHTEVIVSCSYVIDGATALWCAAGAGHFEVVKLLVSHGANVNHTTVTNSTPLRAACFDGRLDIVKYLVENNANISIANKYDNTCLMIAAYKGHTDVVRYLLEQHADPNAKAHCGATALHFAAEAGHLEIVRELVRWKSSMMVNGHGMTPLKVAAESCKADVVELLLAHADCDRKSRIEALELLGASFANDRENYDIMKTYHYLYLAMLERYRDSENIIVKEILPQIEAYGNRTECRTPQELESIRQDRDALHMEGLIVRERILGSDNIDVSHPIIYRGAVYADNMEFEQCIKLWLHALHLRQKGNRNTHKDLLRFAQVFSQMIHLNEPVKAKDIESVLRCSVLEIEQGMSRIKSSQDTDIHAAMDNYECNIFTFLYLVCISTKTQCSEEEQSRINKQIYNLINLDPRTRDGSSLLHHAVNSSTPVDDFHTNDVCSFPNALVTKLLLDCGAEVNAVDNEGNSALHLIVQYNRPISDFLTLHSIIISLVEAGAHTDMTNKQKKTPLDKSTTGVSEILLKTQMKLTLKCLAARAVRIYNISYQNQIPRTLEEFVEFH from the coding sequence TTATGTCATTGATGGAGCTACAGCTCTCTGGTGTGCAGCAGGAGCCGGCCACTTTGAAGTTGTCAAACTTCTAGTCAGTCATGGAGCCAATGTGAACCACACTACCGTGACCAATTCAACTCCCCTGCGGGCTGCATGCTTTGATGGCAGATTGGACATAGTGAAATACCTGGTGGAAAATAATGCTAACATCAGTATTGCCAACAAGTACGACAACACTTGCCTTATGATCGCAGCCTACAAGGGCCACACAGATGTGGTGAGGTATCTCTTAGAGCAACATGCCGATCCCAATGCCAAGGCACATTGCGGTGCCACAGCATTACACTTTGCCGCTGAAGCTGGCCATTTAGAGATTGTGAGAGAGTTGGTGAGGTGGAAATCTTCAATGATGGTGAATGGCCATGGGATGACTCCTTTAAAAGTAGCTGCCGAGAGCTGTAAGGCAGATGTCGTTGAACTTCTTCTTGCTCACGCGGACTGCGACAGAAAAAGTAGAATTGAAGCTCTGGAACTTTTGGGTGCCTCATTTGCAAATGACAGAGAGAATTATGATATAATGAAGACTTACCACTATTTATATTTAGCAATGCTGGAGAGGTATAGAGACAGCGAGAACATCATTGTGAAAGAGATTCTCCCCCAAATCGAAGCTTATGGAAACCGAACTGAATGCAGAACTCCTCAGGAATTAGAATCTATTAGGCAGGACAGAGATGCCCTTCACATGGAAGGCCTTATCGTGCGTGAACGAATTTTGGGCTCGGACAATATAGATGTTTCACATCCTATTATTTATCGTGGGGCTGTTTATGCAGATAACATGGAGTTTGAGCAGTGTATCAAACTGTGGCTTCATGCATTGCATTTAAGGCAGAAAGGTAATAGGAATACCCATAAGGATCTCTTGAGGTTTGCTCAAGTCTTCTCTCAGATGATACACTTGAATGAGCCTGTTAAAGCCAAGGACATAGAAAGCGTTTTGAGGTGTAGTGTCTTGGAAATAGAACAAGGAATGTCCAGGATTAAAAGCAGCCAAGACACTGACATCCACGCAGCCATGGACAACTACGAATGCAATATTTTTACCTTCCTGTATTTGGTATGCATCTCCACCAAGACGCAGTGCAGCGAAGAGGAGCAGTCTCGAATCAACAAGCAGATTTATAACTTGATTAATCTCGATCCCAGAACTCGGGATGGGTCTAGCTTGCTGCATCATGCTGTCAACTCCAGTACGCCAGTCGATGATTTCCACACAAACGACGTCTGCAGCTTTCCGAATGCCCTTGTCACCAAGCTCCTGTTAGACTGTGGTGCTGAAGTGAATGCTGTGGACAACGAAGGAAACAGCGCGCTTCACCTCATCGTCCAGTACAACAGACCCATCAGTGATTTTTTGACTTTGCATTCAATTATCATAAGTCTGGTGGAGGCAGGTGCTCATACAGACATGACGAATAAACAGAAGAAGACGCCTCTCGATAAAAGTACAACAGGGGTGTCTGAAATCCTCCTTAAAACGCAAATGAAACTAACCCTCAAGTGCCTGGCTGCCCGTGCAGTGCGGATCTATAACATCAGCTACCAAAACCAGATCCCCAGAACTCTGGAAGAGTTTGTGGAATTTCATTAG
- the FEM1B gene encoding protein fem-1 homolog B isoform X1 produces the protein MESLAGYVYKAASEGRVLTLAALLLNRSETDIRYLLGYVSQQGGQRSTPLIIAARNGHAKVVRLLLEHYRVQTHQTGTVRFDGYVIDGATALWCAAGAGHFEVVKLLVSHGANVNHTTVTNSTPLRAACFDGRLDIVKYLVENNANISIANKYDNTCLMIAAYKGHTDVVRYLLEQHADPNAKAHCGATALHFAAEAGHLEIVRELVRWKSSMMVNGHGMTPLKVAAESCKADVVELLLAHADCDRKSRIEALELLGASFANDRENYDIMKTYHYLYLAMLERYRDSENIIVKEILPQIEAYGNRTECRTPQELESIRQDRDALHMEGLIVRERILGSDNIDVSHPIIYRGAVYADNMEFEQCIKLWLHALHLRQKGNRNTHKDLLRFAQVFSQMIHLNEPVKAKDIESVLRCSVLEIEQGMSRIKSSQDTDIHAAMDNYECNIFTFLYLVCISTKTQCSEEEQSRINKQIYNLINLDPRTRDGSSLLHHAVNSSTPVDDFHTNDVCSFPNALVTKLLLDCGAEVNAVDNEGNSALHLIVQYNRPISDFLTLHSIIISLVEAGAHTDMTNKQKKTPLDKSTTGVSEILLKTQMKLTLKCLAARAVRIYNISYQNQIPRTLEEFVEFH, from the exons ATGGAAAGCCTGGCCGGCTACGTGTACAAGGCGGCGAGCGAGGGGCGCGTGCTGaccctggctgccctgctgctcaaCCGCTCCGAGACCGACATCAGGTACCTGCTGGGCTACGTCAGCCAGCAGGGCGGGCAGCGCTCCACCCCCCTCATCATCGCTGCCCGCAACGGCCACGCCAAGGTGGTGCGCTTGCTGCTGGAGCATTACCGGGTGCAGACCCATCAGACGGGCACCGTCCGCTTCGACGG TTATGTCATTGATGGAGCTACAGCTCTCTGGTGTGCAGCAGGAGCCGGCCACTTTGAAGTTGTCAAACTTCTAGTCAGTCATGGAGCCAATGTGAACCACACTACCGTGACCAATTCAACTCCCCTGCGGGCTGCATGCTTTGATGGCAGATTGGACATAGTGAAATACCTGGTGGAAAATAATGCTAACATCAGTATTGCCAACAAGTACGACAACACTTGCCTTATGATCGCAGCCTACAAGGGCCACACAGATGTGGTGAGGTATCTCTTAGAGCAACATGCCGATCCCAATGCCAAGGCACATTGCGGTGCCACAGCATTACACTTTGCCGCTGAAGCTGGCCATTTAGAGATTGTGAGAGAGTTGGTGAGGTGGAAATCTTCAATGATGGTGAATGGCCATGGGATGACTCCTTTAAAAGTAGCTGCCGAGAGCTGTAAGGCAGATGTCGTTGAACTTCTTCTTGCTCACGCGGACTGCGACAGAAAAAGTAGAATTGAAGCTCTGGAACTTTTGGGTGCCTCATTTGCAAATGACAGAGAGAATTATGATATAATGAAGACTTACCACTATTTATATTTAGCAATGCTGGAGAGGTATAGAGACAGCGAGAACATCATTGTGAAAGAGATTCTCCCCCAAATCGAAGCTTATGGAAACCGAACTGAATGCAGAACTCCTCAGGAATTAGAATCTATTAGGCAGGACAGAGATGCCCTTCACATGGAAGGCCTTATCGTGCGTGAACGAATTTTGGGCTCGGACAATATAGATGTTTCACATCCTATTATTTATCGTGGGGCTGTTTATGCAGATAACATGGAGTTTGAGCAGTGTATCAAACTGTGGCTTCATGCATTGCATTTAAGGCAGAAAGGTAATAGGAATACCCATAAGGATCTCTTGAGGTTTGCTCAAGTCTTCTCTCAGATGATACACTTGAATGAGCCTGTTAAAGCCAAGGACATAGAAAGCGTTTTGAGGTGTAGTGTCTTGGAAATAGAACAAGGAATGTCCAGGATTAAAAGCAGCCAAGACACTGACATCCACGCAGCCATGGACAACTACGAATGCAATATTTTTACCTTCCTGTATTTGGTATGCATCTCCACCAAGACGCAGTGCAGCGAAGAGGAGCAGTCTCGAATCAACAAGCAGATTTATAACTTGATTAATCTCGATCCCAGAACTCGGGATGGGTCTAGCTTGCTGCATCATGCTGTCAACTCCAGTACGCCAGTCGATGATTTCCACACAAACGACGTCTGCAGCTTTCCGAATGCCCTTGTCACCAAGCTCCTGTTAGACTGTGGTGCTGAAGTGAATGCTGTGGACAACGAAGGAAACAGCGCGCTTCACCTCATCGTCCAGTACAACAGACCCATCAGTGATTTTTTGACTTTGCATTCAATTATCATAAGTCTGGTGGAGGCAGGTGCTCATACAGACATGACGAATAAACAGAAGAAGACGCCTCTCGATAAAAGTACAACAGGGGTGTCTGAAATCCTCCTTAAAACGCAAATGAAACTAACCCTCAAGTGCCTGGCTGCCCGTGCAGTGCGGATCTATAACATCAGCTACCAAAACCAGATCCCCAGAACTCTGGAAGAGTTTGTGGAATTTCATTAG